CGGCGTGACGCCGCCCGACATGATGGCAACGGCCACGCACGAGGCGCTGGCGGCGTGGCTCGCGACCCGCACGCGCGCCGAGCTCGATGCCATGGGCCGCGAGCGCGACGTGCCGCTGCTCACGCTCGCCGGCTGAAGCACCTCATCGGCTGGTGCTGTCGCGTTGCCGGTCTTCGCGCTTGAGCGCGAGGTAGGTGTCGAGGTCGACCTCGTGCAGCTGCCGCGGGTACTGCTCGGCTGCCATGAACCAGTGGCGCTGCCGGCGCTCGTCGGCATCCTTCGCGTCGCTCGAGAGGTAGGCATCGAGCGTGAGGAAGTAGCGCATCGCATTGCGCTCCACCAGCCCCCGGAGGCCCCGGATGTACTCGGGCTTGCCATCGGGCGCCTTGCCCATCACCGTGAAGCCGACCTTGTCGCGGCCGAAGGTCGCGAGGTAGGCCTGGGTGGCGAGCCGCACCATCATGTTGTGGTCGTAGCTGTAGCCGAAATGCACGAAGCTCTTCTGTGCATCGAGCGCAATCGCCTCGAGCGTGACGCGGTAGTTGCTCGTGCCGAACGGCCCATTCGCGGCCGAGAGCTCGACCGACAGGTGCTCGGGCGTCGCATTCGCCACGCGGTAGACGAAGGGCAGTTCGAAGGCCTGGTCGACCGGCTTGTCGTAGCGGCGCACGACATAGAGCGTCAGCGTCTCGCGCCCTTGTGCCGTGCCGGTCTTGCAGCGCCGGTTGTTGATGTGCAGCGTGAGCAGTTCGCACCAGTGGGCCGATCCCTTGAACGCGGCCGTCACCTCCGACAGCGGATGGTCGATCACCGCGTAGACGTCGCCTTCGAGCCCGCCGGGCGTTTCGCTCGAATCCAGCTGCACGGGGCGACCGAAGCTGCTGCGGTCGAGCTTGTCGCTCAGGCGCTGGTGGGTGTCGCGCAATGCCTGGGCCGGCGTGGCGGACTCGGTGGGTGCTGCGGCACACAGCTGCAGCGAGGCTGCTGCGAACAGGACGGCGCCGCACAGGGTGCGTGTCCACGATACCGGCAGGTGGGGCGAGCTGCTCATGGGGTCACACCATACAACGGGGCGACCACTTTTGGCTTCAGTCGGCTTCTGTTTCCGGTGCCGTCTTCGCACCGCGCCGCATGAGCAGCAACATGGCCACTGCGAGCAGCACGGCGCCCAGCCACTGCCTCGGTGCCATCGGCTGGGCGAACAGCAGCGCCGCCAGCAACGCGGCCACCAGCGGCTCGATCAGCGTGCCGACCACCGCCGCTGTCGGCGACAGGCGCCGTGCGCCCCAGGCAAAGGCCAGGTAGGCCACCGAGGTCGTGACCACGCCGGTGTAGGCGGCGCCCAGCCATTGGGCGCCGCCTTCGGGCCAGGTGATGCCGCTCGGCCAGGCGACCGCGAGCATGCACAGCGCCGCCACGCTCATGCCCCAGGCGGACGCGGTGACGGCCGGCACGCGCACCGGCATGCGCGCGTTGCCGAGCACCACCAGCGCATAGCAGAAGGCCGAGCCGAATGACCAGGCGAGCCCGACGACGTATCCGGCAGGCAGCGGGCCCCATCCCTCGGTTGGCATCACCAGCAGCGCGACGCCCACGAGCGCCAGCACCAACCCGGCGACGAGGCGCAGACCGAAGCGCTCGTAGCCGCGCAGCACGGAAACCAGCGCGACGATCACCGGTGCGCAGCAGATCGAGATCACCGTCGGCAATGCGGCACCCAGGTGCGCGATGCCGGCGAACCAGCAGCTCACATTGAGCGCCATCGCGGCACCGGTGCCGACGACCTGGAACTGCTCGCGCCGGGTCAGGTCGCACCAGCGCGCATTGGCGGACTGCGGCGTGCGTTGCGCCCTCCAATGCAGCCACCACAGCAGCGGCACCCCGAGCGCGAAGCGCGCCAGCGACAGGCTCTGCGGCGCAATGCCGCCATCGATGAGGAATTGCGCCACCAGCGCGCCGCCGCCCCACAGCGCGCCAGCCAGCAACACACCGCCCCAGGCCAGGGCGGCAGACATTCTTGCGTTCATTGTTGAAAGTTCTCCATGACGCCAGCCGCTCTTTTCTGCAGAGGGCGGGCATGACCATCCGGCCGTCACCCAGCCTTGCAAAAGGCGGAGGACGGCGACCACTTGCGGGTCTGAGCGCGGCGCGAGGCGCGCGTCAGAGGCAGGTCGATGGCGGGGGAGAGTGGTGCAGGTGCATGAGCGGCCGATGATAGAAGCCGAGGTCAAGAGGGGCAAGGGAGAATCGCGGCCATGTGCCCTCCTCCCACCCCCCACGAAACATGAAACGCCAAGGTCGACTCGTACGCTGGGAGGCCGAGCGCGGCTTCGGTTTCATCCGCAGTCCCGAGGTGTCGGCCGATGTGTTCGTGCATCTGCGCGACTTCAGCGACCGGCAAATGAAGCCGCAGGTGGGCATGGAACTGAGCTTCGAAGAGATCCATGTCGGCGGCAAGGGGCCGCGCGCCGTGGCGGTGCAGGCAGCATCGAGCGGGGCCTCGCGGTCAGGGCCGAAACACACGCCCATCAACAGCCATCGCCGCTCTGCGCCGAGGCGCGCGAATCCGCGTCGCGCGAGCGCTTCCGATGCTCCGGCCTCGTGGGGTCTGCTCTTCCTCCTGGTCTACGGGGTGCTGCTCGGCGCGGCCGTCTGGTCCGGCCGCTTGCCGCTGCTGGTTCTCGGCGTGGTGCCGGGACTCAGCCTGCTGACCTTCTTCGCCTACGCCCTCGACAAGAACGCCGCACAGACCGGCCGCTGGCGCACACAGGAAAGCACCCTGCACCTGCTCGCGCTGATAGGCGGCTGGCCGGGTGCCTGGGCCGCGCAACGACTGCTGCGCCACAAGTCGAGCAAGCAGAGCTTCCTGATCGTGTACCGGGCCACCGTCGCCTTCCACTGCGCGGCGTTGCTGGCCTGGGTTTTCTGGCTGCGGGGTATTCCCGCCGTGGCCTGACGTCGGTTGTGTGCAGTCCTAGACTGAAACGGTCCCCATCCAGGAGAAACCTCCCATGCCACTCGTTCGAATCGAACTGTCCGATGCCTCGCCGCAAACGCTGGGCCCCGCCATCGGCGACCTGGTCTACCAGGCGATGACCGAAACCATCAACGTGCCGAAGGACGACAAGTTCCAGGTCATCACGCGGCATGCCGCGCAGGACCTGGTCCATCCGCAGAGCTACCTGGGCGTCGAGTATTCGGCGGGCTTCGTGCTGATCCAGATCACGCTGAACCAGGGGCGCACGGTCGAGATGAAGAAGGCCTTCTACAAGCGCGTGGCCGACGACCTGCACGAGAAGCTGGGCATCCGGCGCGAGGACGTGTTCATCAACCTCGTGGAGGTGGTGAAGGAGAACTGGTCGTTCGGAAACGGAGAGATGCAGTACGCGTAGCGGTCGCCCGCTACCCGTCGATCAACGCACCTTGCGCGATGAAGGCTTGCTGATCGGCTTGCCGCTGCCGTTGTCCCGCGGCGGCAGACCGGTGTGCTGCGTGAGGATGCGGCCCTTGGAGGGCTTCACCGGCGCGAGCCTGACCGGCGCCGAGGCCTTGGCGGCCACCGGCGCGGAGGTCGAATTCTTGCGGCGCGCGCTCGTGTAGCCGCCATCGGTCAGCGGCTGCCACGTCGGGATGAGGTGGTGCTTGCCGTTGCCGATCAGGTCGGCCCGGCCCATGCTCTTCAAGGCTTCGCGCAGCAGCGGCCAGTTGTTGGCGTCGTGGTAGCGCAGGAACGCCTTGTGCAGGCGGCGACGCTTGTCGCCGCGCACGATGTCCACCGTCTCGCTCTCGCGCGTGATCTTGCGCAGCGGGTTCTTGTTGGTGTGGTACATCGTCGTGGCCGTGGCCATCGGGCTCGGATAGAAGGTCTGCACCTGGTCGGCACGGAAACCGTTCTTCTTGAGCCAGATCGCGAGGTTCATCATGTCCTCGTCGCTGGTGCCCGGATGCGCGGCGATGAAGTACGGAATCAGGTACTGCTTCTTGCCCGCTTCGGCCGAGAACTTCTCGAACATCTGCTTGAACTTGTCGTAGCTGCCGATGCCGGGCTTCATCATCTTGGTGAGCGGGCCCTGTTCGGTGTGCTCGGGCGCGATCTTGAGATAACCGCCGACGTGGTGCTGTACCAGCTCCTTCACGTACTCGGGCGACTGCACGGCCAGGTCGTAGCGCAGGCCCGAGCCGATCAGGATCTTCTTGATGCCGCGCAGCGCACGCGCGCGACGGTAGATCTTGATGAGCGGGTCGTGGTTCGTGCCCAGGTTCGGGCAGATGCCGGGGTACACGCAGCTGGGCTTGCGGCAGGCCGCCTCGATCTCGGGGCTCTTGCAGCCGAGGCGATACATGTTGGCCGTGGGGCCGCCGAGGTCGGAGATGGTGCCGGTGAAGCCGCTGACCGAATCGCGGATGGCCTCGACCTCCTTGATGATCGATTCTTCGGAGCGGCTCTGGATGATGCGGCCCTCGTGCTCGGTGATCGAGCAGAAGGTGCAGCCGCCGAAGCAGCCGCGCATGATGTTCACGCTGAAGCGGATCATTTCCCACGCGGGAATCTTGGTGGCGCCATCGTGGCTGCCGTTCTCGTCGGCGTAGCGCGGGTGCGGGCTGCGCGCGTACGGCAGGTCGAACACGTAGTCCATTTCCGCCGTGGTGAGCGGAATGGGCGGCGGATTGATCCACACGTCGCGCGCCGTGGTGCCCTCGCCGTGCGCCTGCACCAGCGCGCGGGCGTTGCCGGGGTTGGTCTCCAGGTGCAGCACGCGGTTGGCGTGGGCGTAGAGCACCGGGTCGCTGCGCACCTGTTCGTACGAAGGCAGGCGGATCACCGAGCGGTCGCGCGGTGGGACGGTGATCTTGCCGCGGCTCTGCAGCGCGGGGTTGGGCATGAAGGTCAGCGGCTTGATGGCCGGGTTCACGACCGACTGCACCGACTGAAGCACCGGCGAACCGGCAGCTTCCGCAGCCTTGGCCACGTCCTTCGCCTCGTCTTCCTTCGCGCAGGTGGCGCCGTTGGCCTTGGCCTGGTCCGACACCATCAGGTATGGATTGACGTGCGCCTCGACGCGGCCCGGCTCGTCCACGCTGGTGGAGTTGATCTCGAACCAGCCCTCGGGCGTTTCGCGCCGCACGTAGGCGGTGCCGCGCACGTCGGTGATCTGCTGCACCGGCTCCTTGGCGGCCAGGCGGTGCGCGATCTCGACGATGGCGCGCTCGGCGTTGCCGTACAGCAGCAGGTCGCACTTGGCGTCGACGACGATGGAGCGGCGCACCTTGTCCGACCAGTAGTCGTAGTGCGCGATACGGCGCAAAGAGCCTTCGATGCCGCCCAGGATGATCGGCACGTCGTTCCAGGCTTCCTTGCAGCGCTGCGAATACACGATGGCCGCACGATCGGGGCGCGAGCCACCGATGTCGCCGGGGGTGTAGGCGTCGTCGCTGCGGATCTTTCGGTCCGCGGTGTAGCGGTTGATCATCGAATCCATGTTGCCGGCGGTCACGCCGAAGAACAGGTTCGGCTTGCCCAGCGCCTTGAAGGGCTCGGCACTCTGCCAGTCGGGCTGGGCAATGATGCCCACGCGGAAACCCTGCCCCTCGAGCATGCGGCCGATCACCGACATGCCGAAGCTGGGATGGTCGACGTAGGCATCGCCCGTGACCACGATGATGTCGCAGCTGTCCCAGCCGAGCGCGTCCATTTCCTTGCGCGAGGTCGGCAGGAACTTGGCCGTGCCGAAACGGGCTGCCCAGTACTTGCGGTAGCTGGTCAGCGGCTTGGCGGCACGCGCAAAAAAGGAGACGTCGACGGGGGCGTTCATCGTGGGAGTGGACAGCGCTGTGGCGGCACTGTTGTGGGCAACCCTCGATTTTAGGGTTTTCCAGCATCCCTGTCGCG
This region of Variovorax sp. RKNM96 genomic DNA includes:
- a CDS encoding DMT family transporter, with protein sequence MSAALAWGGVLLAGALWGGGALVAQFLIDGGIAPQSLSLARFALGVPLLWWLHWRAQRTPQSANARWCDLTRREQFQVVGTGAAMALNVSCWFAGIAHLGAALPTVISICCAPVIVALVSVLRGYERFGLRLVAGLVLALVGVALLVMPTEGWGPLPAGYVVGLAWSFGSAFCYALVVLGNARMPVRVPAVTASAWGMSVAALCMLAVAWPSGITWPEGGAQWLGAAYTGVVTTSVAYLAFAWGARRLSPTAAVVGTLIEPLVAALLAALLFAQPMAPRQWLGAVLLAVAMLLLMRRGAKTAPETEAD
- a CDS encoding cold shock and DUF1294 domain-containing protein translates to MKRQGRLVRWEAERGFGFIRSPEVSADVFVHLRDFSDRQMKPQVGMELSFEEIHVGGKGPRAVAVQAASSGASRSGPKHTPINSHRRSAPRRANPRRASASDAPASWGLLFLLVYGVLLGAAVWSGRLPLLVLGVVPGLSLLTFFAYALDKNAAQTGRWRTQESTLHLLALIGGWPGAWAAQRLLRHKSSKQSFLIVYRATVAFHCAALLAWVFWLRGIPAVA
- a CDS encoding tautomerase family protein is translated as MPLVRIELSDASPQTLGPAIGDLVYQAMTETINVPKDDKFQVITRHAAQDLVHPQSYLGVEYSAGFVLIQITLNQGRTVEMKKAFYKRVADDLHEKLGIRREDVFINLVEVVKENWSFGNGEMQYA
- a CDS encoding YgiQ family radical SAM protein yields the protein MNAPVDVSFFARAAKPLTSYRKYWAARFGTAKFLPTSRKEMDALGWDSCDIIVVTGDAYVDHPSFGMSVIGRMLEGQGFRVGIIAQPDWQSAEPFKALGKPNLFFGVTAGNMDSMINRYTADRKIRSDDAYTPGDIGGSRPDRAAIVYSQRCKEAWNDVPIILGGIEGSLRRIAHYDYWSDKVRRSIVVDAKCDLLLYGNAERAIVEIAHRLAAKEPVQQITDVRGTAYVRRETPEGWFEINSTSVDEPGRVEAHVNPYLMVSDQAKANGATCAKEDEAKDVAKAAEAAGSPVLQSVQSVVNPAIKPLTFMPNPALQSRGKITVPPRDRSVIRLPSYEQVRSDPVLYAHANRVLHLETNPGNARALVQAHGEGTTARDVWINPPPIPLTTAEMDYVFDLPYARSPHPRYADENGSHDGATKIPAWEMIRFSVNIMRGCFGGCTFCSITEHEGRIIQSRSEESIIKEVEAIRDSVSGFTGTISDLGGPTANMYRLGCKSPEIEAACRKPSCVYPGICPNLGTNHDPLIKIYRRARALRGIKKILIGSGLRYDLAVQSPEYVKELVQHHVGGYLKIAPEHTEQGPLTKMMKPGIGSYDKFKQMFEKFSAEAGKKQYLIPYFIAAHPGTSDEDMMNLAIWLKKNGFRADQVQTFYPSPMATATTMYHTNKNPLRKITRESETVDIVRGDKRRRLHKAFLRYHDANNWPLLREALKSMGRADLIGNGKHHLIPTWQPLTDGGYTSARRKNSTSAPVAAKASAPVRLAPVKPSKGRILTQHTGLPPRDNGSGKPISKPSSRKVR